One window of the Mycobacterium sp. SVM_VP21 genome contains the following:
- a CDS encoding DNA polymerase III subunit delta: MHLILGDEELLVERAVGQVLAGVRAQAGSTDIPVDRLRAGEVAAGELAELLSPSLFADERVVVLEAAAEAGKDAVTLIEATAADIPLGTVLVVVHSGAGRAKALAGKLRELGAEVHACARITKASERSDFVRAEFRGLKVRVDDDTVTALLDAVGSDIRELASACSQLVADTGGHVDAIAVRRYHSGKAEVKGFDVADRAVVGDVAGATEALRWAMIRGEPHVVLADALAEAIHTIARVRSKSGDPYRLAGELGMPPWRVQKAQKQARFWSPGTMAAAVRLVAALNADVKGAAADADYALEAAVRGVAELADR, encoded by the coding sequence CTGCACCTGATCCTCGGGGACGAGGAGCTGCTGGTCGAACGGGCCGTAGGTCAGGTGCTTGCCGGGGTGCGGGCGCAGGCCGGCAGCACCGATATCCCGGTGGACCGGTTGCGCGCCGGTGAGGTGGCGGCGGGTGAACTCGCGGAGCTGTTGAGCCCGTCGCTGTTCGCCGACGAACGGGTGGTGGTGCTCGAGGCTGCCGCCGAAGCCGGCAAGGACGCCGTGACGCTGATCGAAGCGACGGCCGCTGATATTCCGCTGGGCACCGTGCTGGTGGTGGTGCACTCCGGTGCGGGGCGGGCCAAGGCGCTGGCGGGGAAGCTGCGGGAACTCGGCGCCGAAGTGCACGCCTGCGCCCGAATCACCAAGGCCTCAGAACGCTCCGACTTTGTTCGCGCCGAGTTCCGCGGCCTCAAGGTCCGGGTCGACGACGACACTGTGACGGCATTGCTCGATGCGGTGGGCTCCGATATCCGGGAACTGGCGTCGGCGTGTTCGCAGCTGGTTGCCGATACCGGTGGGCATGTTGACGCTATCGCGGTGCGCCGCTATCACAGCGGCAAAGCCGAGGTGAAAGGGTTCGACGTCGCCGATCGGGCGGTCGTCGGCGACGTTGCCGGTGCCACCGAGGCGCTGCGCTGGGCGATGATTCGTGGCGAACCGCACGTGGTGCTGGCCGACGCCCTGGCTGAGGCGATTCACACCATTGCCCGGGTGCGGTCCAAATCCGGTGATCCTTACCGGTTGGCCGGCGAATTGGGCATGCCGCCCTGGCGGGTGCAGAAGGCGCAGAAGCAGGCCCGGTTTTGGTCGCCGGGGACGATGGCGGCCGCGGTGCGGCTGGTGGCCGCCCTCAACGCTGATGTCAAAGGCGCCGCTGCCGACGCCGACTACGCATTGGAGGCTGCGGTCCGCGGGGTCGCCGAGTTGGCCGACCGCTGA
- a CDS encoding CBS domain-containing protein, with product MRIADVLRNKGAAVVTIHPDATVMELLAGLAEHNIGAMVVIGREGLEGVASERDVVRQLHVHGASLLARPVSAIMTRLVATCAKTDSADDISMLMTEHRARHIPVLENGRLAGIVSIGDIVKSRMEELQAEHEQLRDYIAQG from the coding sequence ATGCGGATCGCGGATGTATTGCGGAACAAGGGTGCGGCGGTGGTGACCATCCATCCGGATGCCACGGTCATGGAGTTGCTGGCGGGCTTAGCCGAGCACAACATCGGCGCCATGGTGGTGATCGGACGTGAGGGCCTAGAGGGGGTGGCCTCCGAGCGTGACGTGGTACGCCAGCTGCACGTCCACGGCGCCAGTCTGCTGGCTCGGCCGGTGTCGGCCATCATGACCCGCCTGGTGGCAACCTGCGCCAAGACCGACTCCGCCGACGACATCAGCATGTTGATGACCGAGCACCGCGCGCGTCACATACCGGTGCTGGAAAACGGCCGACTGGCCGGGATCGTCAGCATCGGCGACATCGTCAAGTCCCGGATGGAAGAGCTGCAGGCCGAACACGAGCAACTGCGCGACTACATCGCCCAGGGCTAG
- the rpsT gene encoding 30S ribosomal protein S20 has protein sequence MANIKSQVKRNRTNEQARLRNQSVKSAVRTAIRAFREAAAAGDKDKAGVLLVSTSRKLDKAASKGVIHKNQAANKKSALAKALNQL, from the coding sequence GTGGCCAACATCAAGTCGCAGGTGAAGCGCAACCGGACCAACGAGCAAGCCCGGCTGCGCAACCAGTCGGTGAAGTCGGCGGTCCGCACCGCGATCCGTGCCTTCCGCGAGGCCGCCGCAGCCGGCGACAAGGACAAGGCCGGCGTGCTGCTGGTCTCGACCAGCCGCAAGCTGGACAAGGCCGCCAGCAAGGGCGTCATCCACAAGAACCAGGCCGCCAACAAGAAGTCGGCACTGGCGAAGGCGCTCAACCAGCTCTGA
- a CDS encoding ribonuclease Z, with the protein MTIEITLLGTGSPIPDPNRAGPSTLIRAGGQQLLVDCGRGVLQRLAAAGCSASTLSALLLTHLHSDHIADLGDLLITRWVTTFTPDAPPLPIIGPPGTAEVVEATLRAFGHDIGYRIAHHDDLTAPPPVDVQEYTTGQVWDRDRVRITVAPTDHRPVTPTIGFRIEHSDDDGTASVVMAGDTVPCDSLDELAAGAGALVHTVIRSDLIELLPQQRIRDICDYHSSVAQAAATAKRAGAGILVLTHYVPAIAPGQEEQWRALAAAEFDGPIELGDDLHRVEVTARS; encoded by the coding sequence ATGACGATCGAGATCACCCTGCTGGGCACTGGAAGCCCGATCCCCGACCCGAACCGCGCCGGACCGTCGACCCTGATCCGGGCTGGAGGCCAGCAACTGCTGGTCGACTGCGGGCGGGGGGTGCTGCAGCGTCTGGCAGCGGCGGGTTGCTCGGCCAGCACCCTGTCGGCGCTGCTGCTCACCCACCTGCACAGCGACCACATCGCCGACTTGGGCGATCTGCTGATCACCCGATGGGTCACCACCTTTACTCCCGACGCCCCGCCGCTGCCGATCATCGGCCCACCGGGCACCGCGGAGGTGGTGGAGGCGACGTTGCGCGCCTTCGGCCACGACATCGGCTACCGCATTGCCCACCACGACGATCTGACCGCCCCTCCCCCCGTCGACGTGCAGGAATACACCACCGGCCAGGTCTGGGACCGCGACCGGGTGCGCATCACTGTGGCGCCCACTGACCACCGGCCGGTGACACCGACCATCGGATTCCGGATCGAGCACTCGGATGACGATGGGACCGCCTCGGTGGTGATGGCCGGCGACACCGTGCCCTGTGACAGCCTCGACGAGCTGGCGGCCGGAGCCGGTGCGTTGGTGCACACCGTCATCCGCAGCGACCTCATCGAGTTGCTGCCCCAGCAGCGCATCCGCGATATCTGCGACTACCACTCCTCGGTGGCCCAGGCTGCCGCGACCGCCAAGCGGGCTGGGGCGGGCATTCTGGTGCTGACCCACTATGTGCCCGCTATCGCGCCCGGGCAGGAAGAGCAGTGGCGGGCGTTGGCCGCCGCGGAGTTCGATGGGCCGATCGAACTCGGCGACGACCTGCATCGAGTCGAGGTGACCGCCCGCAGCTGA
- a CDS encoding type II toxin-antitoxin system PemK/MazF family toxin, translating to MASPRKTPWESVQRFAENLVFNEAPRFIRQLEQAPQVQQRIQRGIEQGIKIGLEMLSGATSEPATEIAAGRPVTDSSVPTAHRARRLVYAPDLNGRADPGEIVWTWVAYEDIAGQGPKQGEDRPVLVVGRDRNMLLGLMLSSRQRHAEDTNWVGIGAGSWDDAHRISWVRLDRVLDVPEESIRREGAILERSVFEVVAARLRRDYAWS from the coding sequence ATGGCTTCCCCGCGGAAGACCCCATGGGAATCGGTGCAGCGATTCGCGGAGAACCTGGTGTTCAACGAAGCTCCACGGTTCATCCGCCAACTCGAGCAGGCACCGCAGGTACAGCAGCGCATCCAGCGCGGCATCGAGCAGGGCATCAAGATCGGTCTGGAGATGCTCAGCGGCGCGACATCGGAGCCGGCTACGGAGATCGCCGCCGGCCGTCCCGTGACCGACAGCAGTGTCCCCACCGCGCACCGGGCACGCCGGCTCGTCTACGCCCCCGATCTCAACGGTCGCGCCGACCCGGGCGAGATCGTCTGGACCTGGGTGGCCTACGAGGACATTGCGGGCCAGGGGCCCAAACAAGGAGAGGACCGACCGGTGTTGGTCGTCGGCCGCGACCGCAACATGCTGTTGGGCCTGATGCTGTCCAGCAGGCAAAGGCACGCCGAGGACACGAACTGGGTCGGCATCGGTGCGGGCAGCTGGGATGACGCTCACCGGATCAGCTGGGTGCGACTCGACCGGGTGCTCGACGTTCCCGAGGAGTCGATCCGGCGCGAAGGCGCAATCCTGGAGCGCTCGGTGTTCGAGGTGGTGGCCGCCCGGCTGCGCCGCGACTACGCGTGGAGCTGA
- the lepA gene encoding translation elongation factor 4 — translation MRNFCIIAHIDHGKSTLADRMLQLTGVVDDRSMRAQYLDRMDIERERGITIKAQNVRLPWTVKDDPETGPRNGAAAGDYVLHLIDTPGHVDFTYEVSRALEACEGAILLVDAAQGIEAQTLANLYLALDRELTIIPVLNKIDLPAADPERYAAELAHIIGCEPEDVLKVSGKTGEGVAELLDEVVKQVPAPTGDADAPARAMIFDSVYDIYRGVVTYVRVVDGKITPREKIAMMSTGATHELLEVGIVSPEPKATKGLGVGEVGYLITGVKDVRQSKVGDTVTTARGGATEALTGYREPKPMVYSGLYPVDGSDYPNLREALDKLQLNDAALTYEPETSVALGFGFRCGFLGLLHMEITRERLEREFNLDLISTSPNVVYRVIAEDNSEIVVTNPSDWPEGKIRTVFEPVVKTTVIAPSEFVGTIMELCQSRRGELGGMDYLSPERVELRYTMPLGEIIFDFFDSLKSRTRGYASLDYEEAGEQEADLVKVDILLQGEAVDAFSAIVHKDSASAYGNKMTTKLKELIPRQQFEVPVQAAIGSRIIARENIRAIRKDVLSKCYGGDITRKRKLLEKQKEGKKRMKTIGRVDVPQEAFVAALSTDSGGGAGSGGERAKK, via the coding sequence ATACGGAACTTCTGCATCATCGCCCACATCGACCATGGCAAGTCCACCTTGGCCGACCGGATGCTGCAGCTCACCGGCGTCGTCGACGACCGATCGATGCGTGCCCAGTACCTGGACCGAATGGACATCGAGCGGGAACGCGGCATCACCATCAAGGCGCAGAACGTTCGGCTGCCCTGGACCGTGAAGGACGACCCGGAGACGGGCCCGCGGAACGGTGCCGCAGCCGGCGATTACGTGCTGCATCTGATCGACACGCCTGGTCACGTCGACTTCACCTACGAGGTGTCGCGCGCGCTGGAGGCCTGCGAGGGCGCGATTCTGCTGGTCGACGCCGCCCAGGGCATCGAAGCCCAGACCCTGGCCAACCTGTACCTGGCGCTGGACCGGGAGCTGACCATCATCCCGGTGCTCAACAAGATCGACCTGCCCGCGGCCGATCCGGAACGTTACGCCGCGGAACTGGCCCACATCATCGGGTGCGAGCCCGAAGACGTGCTGAAAGTCTCCGGCAAGACCGGTGAAGGCGTGGCCGAGCTGCTCGACGAAGTGGTCAAGCAGGTGCCAGCTCCCACCGGCGACGCCGACGCGCCTGCGCGGGCGATGATCTTCGACTCCGTCTACGACATCTACCGCGGCGTCGTCACCTACGTCCGTGTCGTCGACGGCAAGATCACCCCGCGCGAGAAGATCGCGATGATGTCCACCGGCGCCACCCACGAGCTGCTCGAAGTCGGCATCGTCTCCCCGGAACCCAAGGCCACCAAGGGGCTTGGCGTCGGCGAGGTGGGTTACTTGATCACCGGCGTGAAGGACGTGCGTCAATCGAAGGTCGGCGACACCGTCACCACCGCCCGGGGCGGGGCCACCGAGGCGCTCACCGGATACCGTGAGCCCAAGCCGATGGTCTATTCCGGGCTGTACCCGGTCGACGGGTCGGACTATCCGAACCTGCGCGAGGCGCTGGACAAACTGCAGCTCAACGATGCTGCCCTGACCTACGAGCCCGAGACATCAGTGGCGCTGGGCTTCGGATTCCGGTGTGGCTTCCTGGGCCTGCTGCACATGGAGATCACCCGCGAGCGGCTGGAACGCGAGTTCAACCTCGACCTGATCTCCACTTCGCCCAACGTTGTCTACCGGGTGATCGCCGAGGACAACAGCGAGATCGTCGTCACCAACCCGTCGGATTGGCCGGAAGGCAAGATCCGCACCGTCTTCGAGCCCGTCGTCAAGACAACCGTGATCGCGCCGAGCGAGTTCGTCGGCACCATCATGGAACTGTGCCAGTCTCGCCGTGGAGAACTCGGCGGAATGGACTACCTCTCACCGGAGCGGGTCGAGCTGCGCTACACGATGCCGTTGGGCGAGATCATCTTTGATTTCTTCGACTCGCTGAAGTCGCGCACTCGCGGCTACGCCAGCCTGGACTACGAGGAGGCCGGCGAGCAGGAGGCCGACTTGGTCAAGGTCGACATTCTGTTGCAGGGCGAGGCGGTGGACGCGTTCAGTGCGATCGTCCACAAAGACTCGGCCTCGGCCTACGGCAACAAGATGACCACCAAGCTCAAGGAGCTGATCCCGCGCCAGCAGTTCGAAGTGCCGGTGCAGGCCGCTATCGGCTCGAGAATCATTGCCCGCGAAAACATCCGAGCGATCCGCAAGGACGTCTTGTCCAAGTGCTACGGCGGTGACATCACCCGTAAGCGCAAGCTGCTGGAGAAGCAGAAAGAGGGCAAGAAGCGGATGAAGACCATCGGCCGCGTCGATGTGCCGCAGGAGGCATTCGTCGCGGCGCTGTCCACCGATAGCGGAGGCGGCGCCGGATCCGGCGGGGAAAGAGCCAAGAAGTAG